A single window of Arcobacter venerupis DNA harbors:
- the mmuM gene encoding homocysteine S-methyltransferase — translation MSKIKEILKNQKVLIIDGATGTELERKGYDINDSLWSAKFLIENPKAIYEVHKDYLEAGSDCITTLSYQATFEGFEKKGLTQSQAKELLQSSVKLAIQARDEFWANNESINRIKPLVAASVGPYGAYLADGSEFRGNYGLSEDELVNFHRKRMQALIEAKPDLLACETVPCLIEAKAYVKLLEEFPSTQAWISFSAKDGNHINSGESIKECAKFLDDKEQIVAIGINCTAPQYIESLIEQIKEVSTKPIIVYPNGGAAYDGATKTWSTQANTKDYGKMAFMWYEKGASVIGGCCQTTPNDIEQIASWVRK, via the coding sequence ATGAGTAAAATCAAAGAGATATTAAAAAATCAAAAAGTTCTAATAATAGATGGAGCAACAGGAACTGAGTTAGAAAGAAAAGGTTATGATATAAATGACTCCCTTTGGTCAGCAAAATTTTTGATTGAAAATCCAAAGGCTATTTATGAAGTTCATAAAGATTATTTAGAAGCTGGAAGTGATTGTATTACAACTTTGAGTTATCAAGCAACTTTTGAGGGTTTTGAAAAAAAAGGATTGACGCAATCACAAGCAAAAGAGCTTTTACAATCTTCTGTAAAATTGGCAATTCAAGCAAGAGATGAGTTTTGGGCAAATAATGAGTCAATAAATAGAATAAAACCTCTTGTAGCTGCTTCTGTTGGTCCTTATGGCGCATATTTAGCGGATGGTTCAGAGTTTAGAGGAAATTATGGTTTAAGTGAAGATGAACTTGTGAATTTTCATAGAAAAAGAATGCAGGCTTTAATTGAAGCAAAACCTGATTTATTAGCTTGTGAAACAGTTCCTTGTTTAATTGAAGCAAAAGCTTATGTAAAATTACTTGAAGAGTTTCCTTCAACTCAAGCGTGGATTAGTTTTAGTGCGAAAGATGGAAATCATATCAATAGCGGTGAGAGTATAAAAGAGTGTGCAAAATTTTTAGATGACAAAGAGCAAATCGTTGCTATTGGTATAAATTGTACTGCACCTCAATATATTGAGTCTTTAATTGAGCAAATTAAAGAAGTTTCAACAAAACCAATTATTGTTTATCCAAATGGTGGAGCAGCTTACGATGGAGCTACAAAAACTTGGAGTACACAAGCTAATACAAAAGATTATGGGAAAATGGCTTTTATGTGGTATGAAAAAGGTGCTAGTGTTATTGGAGGATGTTGTCAAACAACACCAAATGATATAGAACAAATTGCTTCTTGGGTTAGAAAATAG
- a CDS encoding LysE family translocator produces the protein MNIDTFLIYSVIAFFYVLSPGPAVLLAIVNGMRTDMKTVAISSFANVLGLAILSTASILGLGVLILTSATLFLIVKVAGAFYLIYLGIKFLRNKGILNIEDIEKNVKQKSKRAYFFESFFVAVTNPKPIIFFTAIFPQFLDLHKAIAPQFFIMTGEFIFFSFFGLCTYAFLSKKSKALLKDEKRMYWFNKFTGGLFIFLGIGLLRLKNQA, from the coding sequence ATGAATATTGACACTTTTTTAATATATTCAGTAATTGCATTTTTTTATGTTTTAAGTCCTGGACCAGCAGTTTTATTAGCTATTGTAAATGGTATGAGAACTGATATGAAAACAGTTGCAATATCTTCTTTCGCTAATGTTCTGGGTTTAGCTATTTTATCAACTGCTTCAATTTTAGGTCTTGGAGTATTGATTTTAACTTCGGCTACACTTTTTCTTATAGTAAAAGTTGCAGGTGCTTTTTATCTTATATATTTAGGGATAAAATTCTTAAGAAATAAAGGAATTTTAAATATTGAAGATATTGAAAAGAATGTAAAACAAAAAAGTAAAAGAGCATACTTCTTTGAATCATTTTTTGTAGCAGTAACAAATCCAAAACCAATTATATTTTTTACTGCTATATTTCCACAATTTTTAGATTTACATAAAGCTATCGCACCTCAATTTTTTATTATGACTGGTGAGTTTATATTTTTCTCATTTTTTGGACTTTGCACTTATGCTTTTTTATCTAAAAAATCAAAAGCTTTGTTAAAAGATGAAAAAAGAATGTATTGGTTTAATAAGTTTACAGGTGGGTTATTTATATTTTTAGGAATAGGTTTATTAAGATTAAAAAATCAAGCCTAA
- a CDS encoding type II toxin-antitoxin system antitoxin SocA domain-containing protein: MNIDMTKVANVILYMLHKQVKNLNDKKVAIMLFLMDFNHQKYCGKKIFNDSYIKGARHPEPVIISELFDIVANEEDLEEDDERIFLMQELLDYLDIEVVEKEKFIELNFIKMEEEFDESIFDKDEIKTIHKIVSQYQETSPRNIANECFKIDEVRKTPKGEVIL; encoded by the coding sequence TTGAATATTGACATGACAAAAGTAGCAAATGTAATTTTATATATGTTACATAAACAAGTAAAAAATTTAAATGATAAGAAAGTAGCAATTATGCTTTTTTTAATGGATTTTAATCATCAAAAATATTGTGGAAAAAAGATTTTCAACGATTCATATATAAAAGGTGCAAGACATCCTGAACCTGTGATTATTAGTGAACTTTTTGATATTGTTGCAAATGAAGAGGATTTAGAAGAAGATGATGAACGAATCTTTTTAATGCAAGAGTTATTGGATTATTTAGATATTGAAGTTGTTGAAAAAGAGAAATTTATTGAACTAAATTTTATAAAAATGGAAGAAGAGTTTGATGAATCAATATTTGATAAAGATGAAATAAAAACTATTCATAAAATAGTAAGTCAATATCAAGAAACATCTCCTAGAAATATTGCAAATGAATGTTTTAAAATAGATGAAGTAAGAAAAACTCCAAAAGGTGAAGTTATTTTATAA
- a CDS encoding TolC family protein, with amino-acid sequence MIKKVSKIVVLSVVTSFLITGCSVSPQPMLNEDVKEQVKNDLSILSEVVQPVTKPISLDEAIQRGLNHNLQKKVKILQSALSQQQLDLVYYDMLPSLTAAAGYSERNNYAATQSASFTNGEPQPLGNSYSISQDKDRVTSDITFSWNILDFGLSYVRAQQQSDKFLIAKEEEKKVEHNLTQEIRKSYYQAVSSQDLLKRIQPMMLEVKQALDDSKQIQNERVSKTPMEALSYQRELLDILRSLHSLESSLISAKIELAELMGLKPGIAFELADKVEKDYVIPEFKMNLDEMEKIALENRPEVTQSRYQERISEKEITAAKLKMLPGINLSTSLSYENSDYMLNNDWYSYGANVSWNLLNVFKGNELNKLAKTQVEIAKEQKLALSMAVLSQVHLSIVKFNQAKKEYLLSKDYLNVADDIYKLTEIETNLNVNNRLVLIKEKLNDILATLRYSSSYANVQNSYGRIFASLGIDEKNIEKTEVKK; translated from the coding sequence ATGATAAAAAAAGTATCAAAAATTGTAGTTTTGTCTGTTGTAACATCTTTTTTAATTACAGGTTGTTCTGTGTCTCCACAACCTATGTTAAATGAGGATGTAAAAGAGCAAGTAAAGAATGATTTATCTATTTTAAGTGAAGTAGTTCAACCAGTAACTAAACCTATTTCTTTAGATGAAGCAATACAAAGAGGGCTTAATCATAATTTACAGAAAAAAGTAAAAATATTACAAAGTGCATTATCTCAACAACAATTAGATTTAGTGTATTATGATATGTTACCAAGTTTAACAGCAGCAGCTGGATACTCAGAAAGAAACAATTATGCAGCAACTCAAAGTGCTTCATTTACAAATGGTGAGCCTCAACCTTTAGGTAATTCTTATTCAATTTCTCAAGATAAAGATAGAGTTACTAGTGACATAACATTTAGTTGGAATATTTTAGATTTTGGATTGTCTTACGTAAGAGCTCAACAACAATCTGATAAATTTTTAATTGCAAAAGAAGAAGAAAAGAAAGTAGAACATAACTTAACTCAAGAGATAAGAAAATCATACTATCAAGCCGTTTCTTCACAAGATTTATTAAAAAGAATACAACCAATGATGCTTGAAGTTAAGCAAGCATTAGATGATTCAAAACAAATACAAAATGAAAGAGTGTCAAAAACTCCTATGGAAGCATTATCATACCAAAGAGAGTTATTAGATATATTAAGATCATTACATTCTTTAGAAAGTAGTTTAATTTCTGCAAAAATTGAATTAGCTGAATTAATGGGATTGAAGCCAGGAATAGCATTTGAGTTGGCTGATAAAGTTGAAAAAGATTATGTGATTCCAGAATTTAAAATGAATCTTGATGAAATGGAAAAAATTGCTTTAGAAAATAGACCAGAAGTAACACAAAGTAGATATCAAGAACGAATCTCTGAAAAAGAAATAACAGCTGCAAAACTTAAAATGTTACCGGGTATTAATTTAAGTACGTCGTTATCTTATGAAAATAGTGATTATATGTTAAATAATGATTGGTACTCTTATGGAGCGAATGTTTCTTGGAATTTACTAAATGTCTTTAAAGGTAATGAACTTAATAAATTGGCGAAAACTCAAGTTGAAATTGCGAAAGAACAAAAATTAGCTCTTTCAATGGCTGTATTATCTCAAGTACATTTATCAATTGTAAAATTTAATCAAGCTAAAAAAGAGTACTTACTTTCAAAAGATTATTTAAATGTAGCTGATGATATTTATAAACTTACGGAAATTGAAACAAATCTAAATGTAAACAATAGATTAGTATTAATAAAAGAAAAACTGAATGATATTCTTGCAACATTAAGATATTCTTCGTCATATGCAAATGTACAGAATAGTTATGGAAGAATTTTTGCTTCTTTAGGTATTGATGAAAAAAATATTGAAAAAACTGAAGTGAAAAAATAA
- a CDS encoding efflux RND transporter periplasmic adaptor subunit, with protein sequence MRKFLSFVLFVSTLYANENPTARAVIVSLDRTTLSSEIAGEIIELSKQEGDSFKKGESLIKIDCSIYKAQKRKIEVEKNIANLELEKNKKLDSYGSIGTFEIQISQENYYKQQAENEIAAINVSRCDIKAPFDGRIASKKVSKFQSIKPQDELLEIISIDNLEAKVVVPSSWLVWLKKGIEFNLSIDETKTVVKAQIVQIDSIVDPTSQSITIRAKLLKPFENIIPGMSATADFYQQNN encoded by the coding sequence ATGAGAAAATTTCTAAGTTTTGTATTATTCGTATCAACTTTATATGCAAATGAAAATCCAACTGCCCGAGCGGTAATTGTTTCACTTGATAGAACAACTCTTTCAAGTGAAATTGCAGGAGAAATAATTGAACTATCTAAACAAGAAGGGGATTCATTTAAAAAAGGCGAATCTTTGATAAAAATTGATTGTTCAATATATAAAGCTCAAAAAAGAAAAATTGAAGTTGAAAAGAATATTGCAAACTTAGAACTTGAAAAAAATAAAAAATTAGATAGTTATGGTTCAATTGGAACTTTTGAAATACAAATTTCTCAAGAAAACTATTACAAACAACAAGCAGAAAATGAGATTGCTGCCATTAATGTATCAAGATGTGATATAAAAGCTCCATTTGATGGAAGGATTGCATCAAAAAAAGTATCAAAATTTCAAAGTATTAAACCTCAAGATGAACTTTTAGAAATTATTAGCATAGATAATCTTGAAGCAAAAGTTGTAGTGCCTTCTTCTTGGCTTGTTTGGCTAAAAAAAGGTATAGAATTTAATTTGAGTATTGATGAAACAAAAACAGTAGTAAAAGCTCAAATTGTACAAATAGATTCAATTGTAGATCCAACAAGTCAATCTATTACAATTAGAGCAAAATTATTAAAACCATTTGAAAATATTATTCCAGGTATGAGTGCAACGGCTGACTTTTACCAACAAAACAACTAA